One genomic segment of Thalassospiraceae bacterium LMO-SO8 includes these proteins:
- a CDS encoding NADP-dependent malic enzyme yields MKKQADDMMYQDALRMHARGRPGKMEVSATKPLTTQRDLTLAYSPGVAAPCLEIQKDEAKGYEYTARGNKVAVISNGTAVLGLGNIGAAAATPVMEGKSVLFKRFADIDGIDLELNTEDVDEFVNCVRYLGKAFGGINLEDIKAPECFIIEERLKELLDIPVFHDDQHGTAIITAAGLINGLHLTGRDIKDVHMVINGAGAASIACVELFQSMGLPASQVILCDSKGVIYEGRTEGMNQWKSKHAVKTDARTLADALKGADVFLGLSGPDTVKKEMIAEMAANPLIFAMANPVPEIWPEEVREVRDDAIIATGRSDYPNQINNVLGFPYIFRGALDVRASTINEEMKIAAAKALADLARQDVPDEVDAAYSGSRLSYGRDYLIPTPFDPRLIWAVPKAVAQAAMDSGVAQKPIADMDAYASELAARLDPTAGSLQAIFDQVKASPKRIVFAEGEEEKVIRAAYSFFNQGYGTPILVGREDTIKAKIADLGLPAPDGIEIANARLSAKNEAYTDTLYRKEQRKGALRRDAQRRVNNNRNVFAACMVEAGDADGMVTGLTRHYMVSLKDISRVLEVGGGKPVFGVSIVLTKDGRALFITDTAVNVAPSPDLLADFAEGGAMVARAMGHEPRVAMISFANFGNPDLPHAETMRDAVGVLDRRDVAFEYDGEMSAGVALNPDLMANYPFCRLSGPANVLVMPGLHSSRISARLLSAVGGATVLGPILLGFAKPAQVVQMDASASDISTMAVLTAHQANVG; encoded by the coding sequence ATGAAGAAACAAGCCGACGACATGATGTACCAGGATGCCCTGCGCATGCACGCCAGGGGCCGTCCGGGCAAGATGGAGGTGTCGGCGACCAAGCCGCTGACCACCCAGCGCGACCTGACGCTCGCCTATTCGCCGGGCGTCGCCGCCCCCTGCCTGGAAATTCAGAAGGACGAGGCCAAGGGCTACGAGTACACGGCGCGCGGCAACAAGGTCGCGGTCATTTCCAACGGCACGGCGGTGCTGGGGCTCGGCAACATCGGCGCGGCGGCGGCGACGCCGGTGATGGAGGGCAAGTCGGTCCTGTTCAAGCGCTTCGCCGACATCGACGGCATCGATCTTGAGCTCAACACCGAGGACGTCGACGAATTCGTCAACTGCGTGCGCTATCTGGGCAAGGCCTTCGGCGGCATCAACCTGGAAGACATCAAGGCGCCCGAATGCTTCATCATCGAAGAGCGCCTGAAGGAACTGTTGGACATCCCCGTGTTCCACGACGACCAGCACGGCACGGCGATCATCACGGCGGCGGGGCTGATCAACGGCCTGCACCTGACCGGGCGCGACATCAAGGACGTGCACATGGTGATCAACGGAGCGGGGGCGGCCTCCATCGCCTGTGTCGAGCTGTTCCAATCCATGGGCCTGCCGGCGAGCCAGGTGATCCTGTGTGATTCCAAGGGCGTGATCTACGAGGGCCGCACCGAGGGCATGAACCAGTGGAAGTCCAAGCACGCGGTGAAGACCGACGCCCGCACCCTGGCCGACGCGCTCAAGGGCGCCGACGTGTTCCTAGGCCTGTCGGGCCCCGACACGGTGAAGAAGGAAATGATCGCCGAGATGGCGGCCAATCCCCTGATCTTCGCCATGGCCAATCCGGTGCCGGAAATCTGGCCCGAGGAAGTCCGCGAGGTGCGCGACGACGCCATCATCGCCACGGGCCGGTCCGACTATCCGAACCAGATCAACAACGTGCTGGGCTTCCCCTATATCTTCCGGGGGGCCCTGGATGTGCGCGCCAGCACCATCAACGAGGAGATGAAGATCGCCGCCGCCAAGGCGCTGGCCGACCTCGCGCGCCAGGACGTGCCGGACGAGGTCGATGCCGCCTATTCGGGATCGCGCCTTAGTTATGGCCGTGACTACCTGATCCCGACGCCGTTCGATCCGCGCCTGATCTGGGCCGTGCCCAAGGCCGTGGCCCAGGCGGCCATGGATTCCGGCGTCGCGCAAAAGCCGATCGCCGACATGGACGCCTATGCCAGCGAACTGGCGGCCAGGCTCGACCCCACCGCCGGGTCGTTGCAGGCCATCTTCGACCAGGTCAAGGCCAGCCCGAAGCGCATCGTGTTCGCCGAGGGCGAGGAGGAGAAAGTCATCCGCGCCGCCTATTCGTTCTTCAACCAGGGCTACGGCACGCCGATCCTGGTCGGCCGCGAGGACACCATCAAGGCCAAGATCGCCGACCTGGGCCTGCCCGCGCCCGACGGCATCGAGATCGCCAACGCACGGCTGTCGGCCAAGAACGAGGCCTATACGGATACCTTGTACCGCAAGGAACAACGCAAAGGCGCCCTGCGCCGCGACGCCCAGCGCCGGGTCAACAACAACCGCAACGTGTTCGCCGCCTGCATGGTCGAAGCCGGCGACGCCGACGGCATGGTCACCGGCCTGACGCGCCACTACATGGTGTCGCTGAAGGACATTTCGCGGGTGCTGGAGGTCGGCGGCGGCAAGCCCGTGTTCGGGGTCTCCATCGTGCTGACCAAGGACGGGCGGGCGCTGTTCATCACCGACACGGCGGTCAACGTGGCCCCCTCGCCGGACCTGCTGGCCGACTTCGCCGAAGGGGGTGCGATGGTCGCCCGGGCCATGGGGCACGAACCCCGGGTCGCCATGATCTCCTTCGCCAATTTCGGCAACCCGGACCTGCCCCATGCCGAGACCATGCGCGACGCCGTCGGCGTGCTCGACCGCCGCGACGTGGCCTTCGAATACGACGGGGAAATGAGTGCCGGCGTGGCGCTGAACCCGGACCTGATGGCCAACTATCCGTTCTGCCGCCTGTCCGGCCCGGCCAACGTGCTGGTCATGCCGGGCCTGCATTCGTCGCGCATTTCGGCGCGCCTGCTGTCGGCGGTCGGCGGAGCGACGGTGCTGGGGCCGATCCTGCTGGGCTTCGCCAAGCCGGCCCAGGTGGTGCAGATGGATGCCTCGGCGTCCGACATCTCGACCATGGCGGTGCTGACGGCGCATCAGGCCAACGTGGGCTGA
- the murJ gene encoding murein biosynthesis integral membrane protein MurJ has protein sequence MNLLKAITTVGGFTLLSRVFGFVRDMLIANFLGAGMVADAFVVAFRLPNLFRRLFAEGAFAAAFVPLFARELEPGDGTGAEARAAAQARAREFADQAMTLLALVLVAFVAVMELIMPWAMVVLAGGFDAVPGKMDLATELSRIAFPYLLFISLVSLQSGVLNSLGQFAAAAAAPVLLNLTLIAALLGLTGHVETPGHALAWGVFAAGVAQFAWLAWFCRRQGFPLRLVRPRWTEKVALLIKRILPVVFGASLYQVNLLIGTVLATYVSDGAVSYLYYADRVTQLPLGVVGVAVGTALLPLLARQLKAGDNVAAQNSQNRGLEFALLLTLPAAAACLVIPDEIIRVLFERGAFGPEATAATASALFAYATGLPAYVLIRVLAPGFYAREDTSTPVRVAIAAMVVNIVLMLVLMKPMGHVGIALAASASAWLNTLLLAVVLVKRGHFALDARLRARLPRILLATAGMVGVLEIARQNLGFLMTGATAQQVLGLVLLVALGLAAFTAFALVLRAAGIRDAKSMLKARDL, from the coding sequence ATGAACCTGTTGAAGGCCATCACGACCGTCGGCGGCTTCACGCTGTTGAGCCGCGTGTTCGGCTTCGTGCGCGACATGCTGATCGCCAATTTCCTGGGTGCGGGCATGGTCGCCGACGCCTTCGTCGTCGCCTTCCGCCTGCCCAATCTGTTCCGCCGCCTGTTCGCCGAAGGGGCCTTCGCCGCCGCCTTCGTGCCCCTGTTCGCCCGCGAACTGGAGCCCGGCGACGGCACAGGGGCCGAGGCCCGGGCGGCGGCCCAGGCCCGGGCCCGCGAATTCGCCGATCAGGCCATGACGCTCTTGGCCCTGGTGCTGGTCGCCTTCGTCGCGGTCATGGAACTGATCATGCCCTGGGCCATGGTCGTGCTGGCCGGCGGCTTCGACGCCGTGCCGGGCAAGATGGACCTGGCGACGGAGCTGTCGCGCATCGCCTTTCCCTACCTGCTGTTCATCTCGTTGGTGTCGCTGCAATCGGGGGTTCTCAATTCCTTGGGCCAGTTCGCCGCCGCCGCGGCGGCACCCGTGCTGCTGAACCTGACCCTCATCGCGGCGCTGCTGGGCCTCACGGGCCATGTGGAAACGCCGGGCCATGCGCTGGCCTGGGGCGTGTTCGCCGCCGGGGTGGCGCAGTTCGCCTGGCTCGCCTGGTTCTGCCGCCGCCAGGGGTTTCCGCTCCGTCTCGTGCGGCCCCGCTGGACGGAAAAGGTGGCGTTGCTGATCAAGCGCATCCTGCCCGTGGTGTTCGGGGCCTCGCTCTATCAGGTCAATCTGCTGATCGGCACCGTGCTCGCGACCTATGTGTCCGACGGCGCCGTGTCCTACCTTTATTACGCGGACCGGGTGACGCAGTTGCCGCTCGGCGTGGTCGGCGTCGCCGTCGGCACGGCGCTGCTGCCGTTGCTGGCGCGGCAATTGAAGGCCGGGGACAATGTGGCGGCGCAGAACAGCCAGAACCGGGGCCTGGAATTCGCGCTGCTGCTGACCCTGCCGGCGGCGGCGGCCTGTCTGGTCATTCCCGACGAAATCATCCGCGTGCTGTTCGAACGGGGTGCGTTCGGCCCCGAGGCGACGGCGGCCACGGCATCGGCGCTGTTCGCCTATGCCACGGGGCTGCCGGCCTATGTGTTGATCCGCGTGTTGGCCCCCGGATTTTATGCGCGGGAGGATACGTCGACGCCCGTGCGCGTCGCCATCGCCGCCATGGTGGTCAACATCGTTCTCATGCTGGTGCTGATGAAGCCGATGGGTCATGTCGGCATCGCGCTCGCGGCCTCGGCCTCGGCCTGGCTCAACACCCTGCTGCTCGCCGTCGTGCTGGTGAAGCGCGGGCACTTCGCCCTCGACGCCCGCCTGCGGGCGCGATTGCCCCGCATCCTGCTGGCCACGGCGGGCATGGTCGGGGTGCTCGAGATCGCGCGCCAGAACCTGGGCTTTCTGATGACCGGCGCCACGGCGCAGCAGGTGTTGGGCCTGGTCCTGCTGGTCGCCCTGGGCCTGGCGGCCTTCACGGCCTTCGCCCTCGTGCTGCGCGCGGCGGGGATCCGGGACGCCAAATCCATGCTGAAGGCCCGGGACCTCTAG
- a CDS encoding [protein-PII] uridylyltransferase — MDRTTVKDPRAIIDRKALTKKLDDLAGWSGYTPKSQGEVLAIFKDAHQAGWDEVKRRFEAGKLTGPEATRAHAHLMDQLIRTVHDFADKWVYPSANPTTGETLTIIATGGYGRGELAPFSDIDLMFLLPYKMTPRTEQIVEFTLYMLWDLGLKVGHATRSVDEAVKLAKEDLTIRTSLLEARWLWGDQELFDKFKQAFWDDVADGSGMAYVEQKLAERDNRHDKMGDTRYVLEPNIKEGKGGLRDLQTLIWIAKYLYRVNNMNDLVGEGVFTKDDLKLFEKAENFLWTVRCHLHFLAGRPEERLSFSVQKEIAQRLGYRDHAGTNGVERFMKHYFLIAKDVGDITRILCAVLEHQHKKAAKRFRLPFFRFSEPDVPGFKIDSGRLTVENKKAFADDPVKLVSLFHAAQKHGLDVHPEALRLVTQNLKLVDAKLRRNKDANRLFLEMLTGKDPVTTLMRFNEAGVFGRFIPDFGRVVAQMQYDMYHVYTVDEHTIRAIGLLEGIETGRLKEDHPVACEVISEIQSREALYVSVLLHDIAKGRGGDHSELGAEVALKLCPRLGLNAWETETVSWLVRHHLLMSATAFKRDLDDPKTIQDFCDLVQSPERLRLLLCLTVVDIRAVGPNVWNNWKAGLLRELYWQAKAVLTGDAPGERRKTRVARAKAALEQALAKWPAKDREDHLARGTDTYWLAADTATQVRHAELVRKAEKDKADLTIAMAVDTARAANEITVYTADHPGLFANIAGALSLAGVSVLDAKIATLTNGMALDTFWVHDAAGKAIEEKGQMGRMTQRIEDALRGKRDPARELKKEPDAVFPDKSRAFAISPRVIMDNQASNTHTVIEINGQDRPGLLYDVTTALTQEGLQIASAQITTYGERVVDVFYVKDIFGLKIRHGDKLKSIENRLLDRIGGKKAVKAAAKADKANKPDASAKGAAKAPAKTSAKPAAKDKAAAKAPAKAPAKTAAKTGAKLAAKASAKDKPAAKAKPGGKASGNSVEAAE; from the coding sequence ATGGACCGCACCACCGTCAAAGACCCCCGCGCCATCATCGACCGCAAGGCGCTGACCAAGAAGCTGGACGACCTCGCCGGCTGGTCCGGCTATACGCCGAAAAGCCAGGGCGAGGTTCTGGCCATCTTCAAGGACGCCCATCAGGCGGGCTGGGACGAGGTCAAGCGCCGCTTCGAGGCGGGCAAGCTGACCGGGCCGGAGGCGACCCGCGCCCATGCCCATCTGATGGACCAGCTGATCCGCACGGTCCACGACTTCGCCGACAAATGGGTCTATCCCTCGGCCAACCCGACCACGGGCGAGACGCTGACCATCATCGCCACGGGCGGCTACGGGCGGGGCGAACTGGCGCCGTTCTCCGACATCGATCTGATGTTTCTGCTGCCCTACAAGATGACGCCGCGCACGGAACAGATCGTCGAATTCACGCTGTACATGCTGTGGGACCTGGGGCTCAAGGTCGGCCATGCGACGCGCTCGGTCGACGAGGCCGTGAAACTCGCCAAGGAAGACCTGACCATCCGCACCTCGTTGCTGGAGGCGCGTTGGCTGTGGGGCGATCAGGAGTTGTTCGACAAGTTCAAACAGGCCTTCTGGGACGACGTCGCCGACGGCTCGGGCATGGCCTATGTGGAACAGAAGCTGGCCGAACGCGACAACCGCCACGACAAGATGGGCGACACCCGCTACGTGCTGGAGCCCAACATCAAGGAAGGCAAGGGCGGGTTGCGCGACCTGCAAACCCTGATCTGGATCGCCAAATATCTTTACCGCGTCAACAACATGAACGACCTGGTCGGCGAGGGCGTGTTCACCAAGGACGATCTCAAGCTGTTCGAGAAGGCCGAGAACTTCCTGTGGACCGTGCGTTGCCATCTGCACTTCCTGGCCGGCCGCCCGGAAGAACGGTTGAGCTTCTCCGTGCAGAAGGAAATCGCCCAGCGCTTAGGGTACCGCGACCACGCCGGGACCAACGGCGTCGAACGCTTCATGAAGCACTATTTCCTGATCGCCAAGGACGTGGGCGACATCACCCGCATTCTCTGCGCGGTCCTGGAACATCAGCACAAGAAGGCGGCCAAGCGGTTCCGTCTGCCGTTCTTCCGCTTTTCCGAACCGGACGTGCCGGGCTTCAAGATCGATTCCGGCCGCCTGACCGTGGAAAACAAGAAGGCCTTCGCCGACGATCCGGTGAAGCTGGTCAGCCTGTTCCACGCGGCGCAGAAGCACGGCCTGGACGTGCACCCGGAAGCGCTGCGTCTGGTCACCCAGAACCTGAAGCTGGTCGACGCCAAGCTGCGCCGCAACAAGGACGCCAACCGTCTGTTCCTGGAAATGCTGACGGGGAAGGATCCCGTCACCACCCTGATGCGGTTCAACGAGGCCGGCGTGTTCGGCCGGTTCATCCCCGACTTCGGGCGCGTCGTGGCGCAGATGCAGTACGACATGTATCACGTCTATACGGTCGACGAGCACACCATCCGCGCCATCGGCCTTCTGGAAGGGATCGAGACGGGGCGGCTGAAGGAAGACCACCCCGTTGCCTGCGAGGTGATCTCGGAAATCCAGTCGCGCGAGGCGCTTTACGTCTCGGTCCTGCTGCACGACATCGCCAAGGGCCGGGGCGGCGACCATTCGGAACTGGGGGCCGAGGTCGCGCTCAAGCTCTGCCCCCGGCTCGGCCTCAACGCCTGGGAGACGGAGACCGTGTCCTGGCTGGTGCGCCATCATCTGCTGATGTCGGCGACCGCCTTCAAGCGCGATCTGGATGACCCCAAGACGATCCAGGATTTCTGCGACCTGGTGCAGTCGCCGGAACGGCTGCGCCTGTTGCTCTGCCTCACCGTGGTCGATATCCGCGCCGTCGGCCCCAACGTGTGGAACAACTGGAAGGCGGGCCTGCTGCGTGAACTGTACTGGCAGGCCAAGGCCGTGCTCACCGGCGACGCGCCGGGCGAACGGCGCAAGACCCGGGTCGCCCGCGCCAAGGCGGCGCTGGAACAGGCGCTCGCCAAATGGCCCGCGAAGGACCGCGAGGACCACCTCGCCCGCGGCACCGACACCTACTGGCTGGCCGCCGACACGGCGACCCAGGTGCGCCACGCCGAACTGGTGCGCAAGGCGGAAAAGGACAAGGCCGACCTGACCATCGCCATGGCCGTGGACACGGCCCGCGCCGCCAACGAGATCACCGTCTACACCGCCGACCATCCAGGCCTGTTCGCCAATATCGCGGGGGCGCTGTCGCTGGCCGGGGTGTCGGTGCTCGACGCCAAGATCGCGACCCTGACCAACGGCATGGCGCTGGATACCTTCTGGGTCCATGACGCGGCCGGCAAGGCGATCGAGGAAAAGGGCCAGATGGGCCGCATGACCCAGCGCATCGAAGACGCGCTGCGCGGCAAGCGCGACCCGGCCCGGGAATTGAAGAAGGAACCGGACGCGGTGTTCCCCGACAAGTCCCGCGCCTTCGCCATATCGCCCCGCGTCATCATGGACAACCAGGCGTCCAACACCCATACGGTCATCGAAATCAACGGCCAGGACCGGCCGGGCCTTCTCTATGACGTGACCACGGCGTTGACCCAGGAAGGGTTGCAGATCGCCTCGGCCCAGATCACCACCTATGGCGAGCGGGTGGTCGACGTGTTCTATGTGAAGGACATCTTCGGCCTCAAGATTCGTCACGGGGACAAGCTGAAATCCATCGAGAACCGGCTGCTGGACCGCATCGGCGGCAAGAAGGCGGTGAAGGCGGCGGCCAAGGCCGACAAGGCGAACAAGCCGGACGCCTCCGCCAAGGGTGCGGCAAAAGCCCCCGCCAAGACCTCCGCCAAACCCGCCGCCAAGGACAAGGCGGCCGCGAAGGCGCCCGCCAAGGCGCCGGCAAAGACAGCGGCAAAGACGGGGGCAAAGCTTGCCGCCAAAGCCTCCGCCAAGGACAAGCCCGCCGCCAAGGCGAAGCCCGGCGGCAAGGCGTCCGGCAATTCCGTGGAAGCGGCGGAATAA
- the mutS gene encoding DNA mismatch repair protein MutS, translating into MMAQFLEIKAAHPGALLFYRMGDFYEMFFDDAVKASQTLDIALTKRGKHLGDDIPMCGVPVHSHESYLTRLIRAGHKVAICEQVEDPAEAKKRGSKSVVKRAVQRIVTPGTITEDTLLDARSHNYLCAVAAAQSDLGLAWIDMSTGDFLTQPVSTASLGAALARIDAGELLCPDRLLENPDLFETFADWKDRLTPLPSARFDSANGDKRLKDLFHVGTLAGFGNFSRAELAAAGALVDYVELTQKGKVPRLAPPRQLSAGAVMGIDAATRRNLELTRTMTGERRGSLLDVIDRTLTGAGARLLAARLSAPLTDPDAIAQRLDAVEFFHDDARLTDDLRAALAQVPDVARALSRISLGRGGPRDLAAVRDGLIQASALRGLLQGARGLVPKAVAEAMTDLGEHGQLTDRLGRALADDLPLLARDGGFIRQGYAPALDEHRQLRDDSRKLIAGLQARYAEETGIAALKIKHNNVLGYFIEVAAKQADRIKTGKTEDGDSPFIHRQSMANAMRFSTVELADLESRIAKAADRALALELELFTDLVNEVTGRAREIALAADALARLDVAAALGALAAERRYARPLVDASKIFRIEGGRHPVVEAALSRQGDGAFVANDCDLTPADEAGGGDGPGGRLWVLTGPNMAGKSTFLRQNALIAVMAQMGAFVPAASAHIGAVDQLFSRVGAADDLARGRSTFMVEMVETAAILNQAGPKALVILDEIGRGTATYDGLSIAWAVVEHLHDVNKCRGLFATHYHELTQLSGRLAELAPHSMRVKEWQGDVVFLHEVAPGTADRSYGIHVGQLAGLPAAVTARAGQVLEKLEAGDGSPRAADLADDLPLFAATPARAPGGTVAARGPSPVDDAVAALNPDEMTPKQALDFLYTLKNLAPVRD; encoded by the coding sequence ATGATGGCCCAGTTCCTGGAGATCAAGGCGGCCCATCCGGGGGCGTTGCTGTTCTACCGCATGGGCGATTTCTACGAGATGTTCTTCGACGACGCCGTGAAGGCGTCGCAGACCCTCGACATCGCCCTGACCAAGCGGGGCAAGCATCTGGGCGACGACATTCCCATGTGCGGCGTGCCCGTGCATTCCCACGAAAGCTATCTGACGCGCCTGATCCGGGCCGGCCACAAGGTCGCCATCTGCGAGCAGGTGGAGGATCCGGCCGAAGCCAAGAAGCGGGGATCGAAATCCGTGGTCAAGCGGGCGGTGCAGCGCATCGTCACCCCCGGCACGATCACCGAGGACACGCTGCTGGATGCGCGGTCGCACAACTATCTCTGCGCCGTGGCCGCCGCGCAATCGGACCTGGGCCTGGCTTGGATCGACATGTCGACGGGCGATTTCCTGACCCAGCCCGTGTCCACGGCGTCCTTGGGCGCGGCGCTGGCGCGCATTGACGCGGGGGAACTGTTGTGTCCCGACCGGCTGTTGGAAAATCCCGATCTGTTTGAGACCTTCGCCGACTGGAAGGACCGCCTGACGCCCCTGCCCTCGGCCCGCTTCGACAGCGCCAACGGCGACAAGCGCCTGAAGGACCTGTTCCATGTTGGCACGCTGGCGGGGTTCGGCAATTTCTCCCGGGCCGAGCTGGCGGCCGCCGGTGCCCTGGTCGACTATGTCGAGCTGACCCAGAAGGGCAAGGTGCCGCGTCTGGCGCCGCCGCGCCAACTGTCCGCGGGCGCTGTCATGGGCATCGACGCGGCGACGCGGCGTAATCTCGAGCTGACCCGCACCATGACCGGCGAACGCCGGGGGTCGCTGCTGGATGTCATCGACCGCACGCTGACGGGGGCGGGTGCCAGGCTTTTGGCGGCCCGCCTGTCGGCCCCCCTGACCGACCCCGATGCCATCGCCCAGCGCCTGGACGCCGTCGAATTCTTCCATGACGACGCGCGCCTGACCGACGATCTGCGCGCCGCCTTGGCCCAGGTGCCCGACGTCGCCCGCGCCCTGTCGCGCATTTCCCTGGGCCGGGGCGGGCCCCGCGACCTGGCCGCCGTGCGGGACGGGCTGATCCAGGCCTCGGCCCTTCGGGGCCTGTTGCAGGGCGCGCGCGGTCTGGTGCCCAAGGCCGTGGCCGAGGCCATGACGGATCTCGGCGAACACGGGCAATTGACGGACCGTCTGGGCCGGGCCCTGGCCGACGATCTGCCGCTGTTGGCGCGCGACGGCGGCTTCATCCGCCAGGGCTATGCGCCGGCGTTGGACGAGCACCGCCAGCTGCGCGACGATTCGCGGAAACTGATCGCCGGGTTGCAGGCCCGCTATGCCGAGGAAACGGGCATCGCCGCCTTGAAGATCAAGCACAACAACGTGCTCGGCTATTTCATCGAGGTCGCGGCCAAGCAGGCCGACCGCATCAAGACCGGCAAAACGGAAGACGGGGACAGCCCCTTCATCCACCGTCAATCCATGGCCAACGCCATGCGCTTTTCCACGGTCGAACTCGCCGACCTGGAAAGCCGCATCGCCAAGGCGGCCGACCGGGCGTTGGCGTTGGAACTGGAATTGTTCACCGATCTGGTCAACGAGGTCACGGGCCGGGCCCGGGAGATCGCCCTTGCCGCCGACGCCCTGGCGCGGCTCGACGTCGCGGCGGCGCTGGGTGCCCTGGCGGCGGAGCGGCGCTACGCGCGGCCCCTGGTCGATGCCTCCAAGATTTTCCGCATCGAAGGTGGGCGCCATCCGGTGGTCGAGGCGGCGCTGAGCCGTCAGGGCGACGGCGCCTTCGTCGCCAACGATTGCGACCTGACCCCGGCGGACGAGGCCGGTGGCGGGGATGGCCCCGGCGGGCGGCTCTGGGTTTTGACCGGCCCCAACATGGCCGGTAAATCGACCTTCCTGCGGCAGAACGCATTGATCGCCGTGATGGCCCAGATGGGGGCCTTCGTGCCCGCCGCCTCGGCGCATATCGGCGCGGTCGATCAATTGTTTTCCCGCGTCGGTGCGGCCGACGACCTGGCGCGCGGGCGCTCCACCTTCATGGTCGAGATGGTGGAAACGGCGGCCATCCTCAACCAGGCCGGGCCCAAGGCTCTGGTCATCCTGGACGAGATCGGGCGCGGCACCGCGACCTACGACGGCCTGTCCATCGCCTGGGCCGTGGTCGAACATCTGCACGACGTCAACAAATGCCGCGGCCTGTTCGCGACCCACTACCACGAACTGACGCAGCTTTCCGGCCGCCTCGCCGAACTGGCCCCCCATTCCATGCGCGTGAAGGAATGGCAGGGCGACGTGGTGTTCCTGCACGAAGTCGCGCCCGGCACGGCCGACCGCTCCTACGGCATCCATGTCGGGCAATTGGCGGGCCTGCCCGCCGCCGTCACGGCGCGGGCCGGACAGGTCCTGGAAAAGCTCGAGGCCGGCGACGGCTCCCCCCGCGCGGCGGATCTCGCCGACGATCTGCCGCTGTTCGCCGCGACGCCGGCACGCGCCCCCGGCGGCACGGTCGCCGCGCGCGGCCCGTCGCCCGTGGACGACGCGGTCGCCGCGTTGAACCCCGACGAAATGACGCCTAAACAGGCGCTCGACTTCTTATATACTTTGAAAAATCTGGCGCCCGTCAGGGACTGA